Proteins encoded within one genomic window of Ursus arctos isolate Adak ecotype North America unplaced genomic scaffold, UrsArc2.0 scaffold_7, whole genome shotgun sequence:
- the UTF1 gene encoding undifferentiated embryonic cell transcription factor 1, with amino-acid sequence MLLRPRRPPPPAPPAPASPASPDPEPRPAGGTPGTPPGRPASPGALAAPASPGSPGLPGSPVSPGSAQRTPWSARETELLLGTLLQPAVWRALLLDRRQALPTYRRVSAALARQQVRRTPAQCRRRYKFLKDKLRDAQGQPPGPFDAQIRELMGLLGDNGHRRGRRRSPGPGRPPRGRRPAPAAPAEPDVPPPPATRDPDADPAWTLRFSPTPPKSADAPRAPGSPTALSTVAPASGRPEDHAPFRAQASPPPPALDPAREDPDSPPSRPEDRAPPQSAPPSLNAALLQTLGHLGDIVAILGPLRDQLLTLNQHVEQLRGSFDQTVSLAVGFILGSAAAERGVLADPRE; translated from the exons ATGCTGCTCAGGCCGCGGCGGccgcccccgcccgcgccccccGCGCCGGCATCGCCCGCCAGCCCGGACCCCGAGCCGCGGCCGGCCGGGGGCACCCCGGGGACCCCGCCCGGGCGGCCCGCCTCGCCTGGAGCGCTGGCGGCGCCCGCGTCCCCCGGTTCCCCCGGACTCCCCGGGTCGCCCGTGTCCCCGGGCTCGGCGCAGCGCACGCCCTGGAGCGCCCGCGAGACGGAGCTGCTGCTGGGCACGCTGCTGCAGCCGGCCGTGTGGCGCGCGCTGCTGCTGGACCGCCGCCAGGCGCTCCCCACCTACCGCCGCGTGTCGGCCGCGCTGGCCCGCCAGCAGGTGCGGCGCACGCCCGCGCAGTGCCGCCGCCGCTACAAGTTCCTCAAGGACAAGCTCCGCGACGCGCAGGGCCAACCGCCCGGGCCCTTCGACGCGCAGATCCGCGAGCTCATGGGGCTGCTGGGCGACAACGGACACCGACGCGGCCGCCGCCGCTCCCCGGGACCCGGGCGCCCGCCACGCGGACGCCGCCCCGCTCCCGCCGCGCCCGCCGAGCCAG ACGTCCCGCCGCCGCCGGCCACCCGCGACCCCGACGCAGACCCGGCCTGGACGCTCAGGTTCAGCCCGACCCCGCCCAAGTCTGCGGACGCCCCCCGAGCTCCCGGCTCCCCGACGGCGCTTTCCACGGTCGCCCCCGCATCGGGCCGCCCGGAGGACCACGCGCCTTTCCGCGCCCAGGCATCCCCGCCTCCACCGGCCCTAGACCCCGCCCGGGAGGACCCCGACTCCCCTCCCAGCCGCCCCGAGGACCGCGCGCCCCCGCAGTCCGCGCCCCCGTCGCTGAACGCCGCCCTTCTGCagaccctggggcacctgggcgacATCGTGGCCATCCTGGGCCCGCTGCGCGACCAGCTGCTGACCCTGAACCAGCACGTAGAGCAGCTGCGCGGCTCCTTTGACCAGACCGTGTCCCTGGCCGTGGGCTTCATCTTAGGCAGCGCCGCCGCGGAGCGAGGCGTCCTGGCTGACCCGCGAGAGTGA